The uncultured Carboxylicivirga sp. genomic interval CACCCCTCCTCCATTTAAATGAGCATGCAAATTGGTATAAAGATTATGCGCAAACGATGCATGATGCAACAGGTTGAAACGATACTTGGCATATCCATACGACATAGAACCCACAGGCTGATCTAACAATTCGTAAGGAGCATCTCCCCATAGATAACCAGCATTAAGCATATAATTTATAAACACTGCTCCCTGAGTAATACGTCCATATATAGCTCCATGCAAATGCGAATACATTCCATAGGATTCTTTACTATCAGGTACACTTACCTTACCAACATCCCAACTTAAATTAATAACCGGAATTCGGTTAATATAGTAAACCCGATCGAGAAAATACCGATCGAAATGCTGACCAAACGAAAAACGACAATTAACCAACACTCCGTAATTATAATACTTTTGATAATCTACACCATCGTTTACAAATCGAACAACCGGCGTATTCCAATTCTGCGAGAAGTAAGGAGTTGCTTCCAGGTGCGTATCTTTATCCGGAAAATTATATTCGAAACCCAAATTAACATTCTGTTCTTCTTTTAAATACGGATTTCGTTCCCAGGTAGTAAGGGCTGCAATAAAATTACCATTTCCCTTATTGTTCGGATTATTCTTTATAAAACGATGAAACTTACTATTCGAAATCAAATTATAATCATCGGAATAGCTAGCTTTTAGCACAATTCGATCATCCTCTTTTGTTGGTTGATAACCTACATTCAATCCATACTTTAGCTCTTTACTTTTGGTACCCATTCCAACAAAACCACCTACATAAAAACGTTCCCACATTTCCTGACTGGTACGCAAAGGTATGGTAAGCCTTGTGCCTTCGATGGTATTGGTGCTATAAATATCGAATACTGGCCCCACATCAATTTTACCCATATTCAAATAGCTCGACATAGCTGCTCCTCCAACCAAATCGATTCCCTTCACAACCTTCTGCTCTTTCAGTTTATCAACACTGGCATAGGCTTTATCGTTAATACCCGACGAAACAAATTCAGGTTGCTTATTCCAATCTTTAGGCGCTATCTGGCTTAATCTGTCTGATGTGGTATAATGAGTACTTTTATTTATCAACCAATTACCCTTTGTTACATTGTCGGCTCGCTCGGAACTATACACCGAAATAGAATCCTTATTCATGGACAGCGCCAAGTTAATATTCAGGTTTTGCTCATCGAAAAACAACGAACCATTGGGCATCTCTTTATAAGTTACTTCGCCACTAAAACCATTCACAAAATTAAGGTTAGCATCCTTTGAGATATAAGCAGTTATATTAAGCAAAGCAAAAGTACTGTCAACCACAGTAAACCCACCTGAAAACAAGGGATTAAACTTGTTTTTAGGGGCATAAGTGTAGTGATATTGTTTTACGTCATCCACAACAGTACTATCGTTCAGATAAAGATTATAGTACAACGGTGCCAGATTACTAATGGGCGAAATAAATCCGCGATCCATAATATAGATCTGATCGTTATAGAAATCCATATCCACCACCACACTATTTAAAATAAATGTTTCGATGGCATTATTAAGCTTGGGAAAGATACCCTGCTTATTTAAATAAACATTTTCGCCCTTACTATTTCTTACTTCATTGGCACTTTCGGCAATATAAATGGGTGAAAACCGAAGATCCTGATCATCTATATCAAAAGTAACCTCATCGAGATTACCAATAAAGTTTTTAATATTCGATGCCGTATCAACTGCCAATAAAACAGTAGTGTTTTCAATTGTTTTATAATCGGCTATTCT includes:
- a CDS encoding DUF5686 family protein, translating into MTIKQVFIFIFLLFQSVGIWAQKVSGYVKDSSTKEPIMFCNVVFKNTLQGSLTDENGYYEFSEPGNDTLLVSSVGYYPTEVVLKKASNVNMTVLLKKKVTELNEVTIKPETPRAKVIFKKIQEHKKENKDKIARIADYKTIENTTVLLAVDTASNIKNFIGNLDEVTFDIDDQDLRFSPIYIAESANEVRNSKGENVYLNKQGIFPKLNNAIETFILNSVVVDMDFYNDQIYIMDRGFISPISNLAPLYYNLYLNDSTVVDDVKQYHYTYAPKNKFNPLFSGGFTVVDSTFALLNITAYISKDANLNFVNGFSGEVTYKEMPNGSLFFDEQNLNINLALSMNKDSISVYSSERADNVTKGNWLINKSTHYTTSDRLSQIAPKDWNKQPEFVSSGINDKAYASVDKLKEQKVVKGIDLVGGAAMSSYLNMGKIDVGPVFDIYSTNTIEGTRLTIPLRTSQEMWERFYVGGFVGMGTKSKELKYGLNVGYQPTKEDDRIVLKASYSDDYNLISNSKFHRFIKNNPNNKGNGNFIAALTTWERNPYLKEEQNVNLGFEYNFPDKDTHLEATPYFSQNWNTPVVRFVNDGVDYQKYYNYGVLVNCRFSFGQHFDRYFLDRVYYINRIPVINLSWDVGKVSVPDSKESYGMYSHLHGAIYGRITQGAVFINYMLNAGYLWGDAPYELLDQPVGSMSYGYAKYRFNLLHHASFAHNLYTNLHAHLNGGGVLLNRLPLIKHLKLREIVSLKVHYGKLESGYKSVFDLPDYYKNDMFAPYAEIGFGVTNIFKVLRVEYVHQLTNKYEGSGFTDVSGIRFRTEMSF